A part of Streptomyces sp. DSM 40750 genomic DNA contains:
- the argS gene encoding arginine--tRNA ligase, which produces MAPVTSLTASVNARLVDALASALPEADGVDPLLRRSDRADYQANGILALAKKAKANPRELATRVVAQVESGEMIKEIEVSGPGFLNITLTDRAITENLAARYADAEGRLGVPFAEHPGTTVIDYAQPNVAKEMHVGHLRSAVIGDAVVQILEFTGENVVRRHHIGDWGTQFGMLIQYLDEHPHKLDHKDTQVSGEEAMSNLDRLYKAARKLFDSDEEFKTRARRRVVDLQAGDPHTLATWQRFVDESKIYFFSVFEKLDMEIRDADIVGESGYNDMLDETCRLLEESGVAVRSEGALCVFFDDIKGPDGNPVPLIVKKSDGGYGYAATDLSAIRDRVFNLKANSLLYVVDARQSLHFKMVFETARRAGWLNHDDVKAFQLAFGTVLGKDGKPFKTREGETVRLVDLLDEAIDRATTVVREKAGKMDLAEEEIVENGRYVGIGAVKYADLSTSAVRDYKFDLDQMVSLNGDTSVYLQYAYARIQSILRKAGEASPAAHPELELAPAERALGLHLDQFGETLAEVAESYEPHKLAAYLFKLATLLTTFYDQCPVLKAETPEQMANRLFLVDVTARTLHQGMALLGIRTPDKL; this is translated from the coding sequence ATGGCCCCGGTCACGTCCCTCACCGCCTCCGTCAACGCGCGCCTCGTCGACGCCCTCGCTTCCGCCCTCCCGGAAGCCGACGGAGTCGACCCGCTGCTGCGACGCAGCGACCGGGCGGACTACCAGGCGAACGGGATCCTGGCCCTCGCGAAGAAGGCGAAGGCCAACCCCCGGGAGCTGGCGACGCGGGTCGTCGCCCAGGTGGAATCCGGCGAGATGATCAAGGAGATCGAGGTCTCCGGCCCCGGCTTCCTGAACATCACGCTCACCGACCGCGCGATCACCGAGAACCTCGCGGCCCGGTACGCGGACGCGGAGGGCCGGCTCGGCGTGCCGTTCGCGGAACACCCGGGCACGACGGTCATCGACTACGCCCAGCCGAACGTGGCGAAGGAGATGCACGTCGGCCACCTCCGCTCCGCCGTGATCGGCGACGCGGTCGTCCAGATCCTGGAGTTCACCGGCGAGAACGTGGTGCGCAGGCACCACATCGGCGACTGGGGCACCCAGTTCGGCATGCTGATCCAGTATCTGGACGAGCACCCGCACAAGCTGGACCACAAGGACACCCAGGTGAGCGGCGAGGAGGCGATGTCGAACCTCGACCGCCTCTACAAGGCCGCCCGGAAGCTGTTCGACTCCGACGAGGAGTTCAAGACGCGGGCCCGCCGCCGGGTGGTCGACCTCCAGGCCGGCGACCCGCACACGCTCGCCACGTGGCAGAGGTTCGTCGACGAGTCGAAGATCTACTTCTTCTCCGTCTTCGAGAAGCTGGACATGGAGATCCGGGACGCGGACATCGTCGGCGAGTCGGGCTACAACGACATGCTGGACGAGACATGCCGCCTCCTGGAGGAGTCGGGAGTCGCGGTCCGCTCGGAGGGCGCCCTCTGCGTCTTCTTCGACGACATCAAGGGCCCGGACGGCAATCCGGTCCCCCTGATCGTCAAGAAGTCGGACGGCGGCTACGGCTACGCGGCGACGGACCTCTCCGCGATCAGGGACCGTGTCTTCAACCTCAAGGCGAACTCACTCCTGTACGTCGTCGACGCCCGCCAGTCCCTGCACTTCAAGATGGTCTTCGAGACCGCGCGCAGGGCGGGCTGGCTGAACCACGACGACGTCAAGGCGTTCCAGCTCGCCTTCGGCACGGTGCTCGGCAAGGACGGCAAGCCGTTCAAGACCCGTGAGGGCGAGACGGTCCGCCTGGTCGACCTGCTCGACGAGGCGATCGACCGCGCCACGACCGTCGTCCGGGAGAAGGCCGGGAAGATGGACCTGGCCGAGGAGGAAATCGTCGAGAACGGCCGGTACGTCGGCATCGGCGCGGTGAAGTACGCCGACCTGTCGACCTCCGCCGTACGGGACTACAAGTTCGACCTGGACCAGATGGTCTCGCTGAACGGCGACACGTCCGTGTACCTCCAGTACGCGTACGCCCGTATCCAGTCGATCCTCCGCAAGGCGGGCGAAGCCAGCCCGGCCGCCCACCCGGAGCTCGAACTTGCTCCGGCGGAGCGGGCGTTGGGGCTGCATCTGGACCAGTTCGGCGAGACCTTGGCCGAGGTGGCGGAGTCGTACGAGCCGCACAAGCTGGCCGCGTACCTCTTCAAGCTGGCGACGTTGCTGACGACGTTCTACGACCAGTGCCCGGTCCTGAAGGCCGAGACCCCGGAGCAGATGGCGAACCGTCTGTTCCTGGTCGACGTGACGGCCCGCACCCTGCACCAGGGCATGGCACTGCTGGGCATCAGGACGCCCGACAAGCTCTGA
- the lysS gene encoding lysine--tRNA ligase: MPIVAQSTETTDWVSRFADEVIEESERRAPGKPVVVASGLSPSGPIHLGNLREVMTPHLVADEIRRRGHQVRHLISWDDYDRYRKVPAGVDGVDGSWAEHIGKPLTSVPAPKGSAHPNWAEHFKAAMIDALAEMGVEFDGISQTAQYTSGVYREQILHAMKHRGDIDAILDQYRTKKAPAKKQQKPLDEAEIEAAEGSGAAAEDDGSSGSAGYFPYKPYCGQCEKDLTTVTAYDDDTTELTYTCTACGFSETVALNEFNRGKLVWKVDWPMRWAYEGVVFEPSGVDHSSPGSSFQVGGQIVGIFGGKQPIGPMYAFVGISGMAKMSSSKGGVPTPADALKIMEPQILRWLYARRRPNQSFKIAFDQEIQRLYDEWDKLDAKVAEGAALPGDVAAHSRAVRTAAGELPRTPRPLPYRTLASVADITAGAEGQTLRILSELDPTDPLSGLDEVRPRLDRAEAWINTQVPADQRTIVRDEADAELLKSLDEQSQQSLRLLLDGLAEHWSLDGLTHLVYGVPKVQAGFSADATPKELPAEIKTAQRSFFALLYHLLVGRDTGPRLPTLLLAVGQERVRVLLGE, translated from the coding sequence GTGCCGATCGTGGCTCAGAGCACCGAGACCACCGACTGGGTCTCCCGTTTCGCGGATGAGGTCATCGAGGAGTCGGAGCGTCGTGCCCCGGGCAAACCAGTGGTCGTCGCGTCCGGGCTGTCCCCCTCCGGCCCGATCCACCTCGGCAACCTCCGCGAGGTCATGACCCCGCACCTCGTCGCCGACGAGATCCGCCGCCGCGGGCACCAGGTCCGGCACCTCATCTCCTGGGACGACTACGACCGCTACCGCAAGGTCCCGGCCGGCGTCGACGGCGTCGACGGATCCTGGGCCGAGCACATCGGCAAGCCGCTCACCTCCGTGCCCGCCCCCAAGGGCTCCGCCCACCCCAACTGGGCCGAGCACTTCAAGGCGGCGATGATCGACGCGCTCGCCGAGATGGGCGTCGAGTTCGACGGGATCAGCCAGACCGCGCAGTACACCTCCGGCGTGTACCGCGAGCAGATCCTGCACGCGATGAAGCACCGCGGTGACATCGACGCGATCCTCGATCAGTACCGGACCAAGAAGGCCCCGGCCAAGAAGCAGCAGAAGCCGTTGGACGAGGCGGAGATCGAGGCGGCCGAGGGCTCCGGCGCCGCCGCCGAGGACGACGGCAGCAGCGGTTCCGCCGGGTACTTCCCGTACAAGCCCTACTGCGGGCAGTGCGAGAAGGACCTCACCACCGTCACCGCCTACGACGACGACACCACCGAGCTGACCTACACCTGCACGGCCTGCGGCTTCTCCGAGACCGTCGCGCTGAACGAGTTCAACCGCGGCAAGCTCGTCTGGAAGGTCGACTGGCCGATGCGGTGGGCGTACGAGGGCGTCGTTTTCGAGCCCTCCGGTGTCGACCACTCGTCGCCCGGCTCGTCCTTCCAGGTCGGCGGGCAGATCGTCGGGATCTTCGGCGGGAAGCAGCCGATCGGGCCGATGTACGCCTTCGTCGGTATCTCCGGCATGGCGAAGATGTCGTCGTCGAAGGGCGGCGTGCCGACGCCCGCCGACGCGCTGAAGATCATGGAGCCGCAGATCCTGCGCTGGCTCTACGCCCGCCGTCGGCCGAACCAGTCGTTCAAGATCGCCTTCGACCAGGAGATCCAGCGGCTCTACGACGAGTGGGACAAGCTCGACGCGAAGGTCGCGGAGGGAGCTGCCCTTCCGGGCGACGTGGCCGCCCACTCGCGTGCCGTTCGGACCGCCGCCGGTGAGCTGCCGCGCACGCCCCGCCCGCTGCCGTACCGGACCCTCGCGTCCGTCGCCGACATCACCGCGGGCGCCGAGGGCCAGACGCTGCGCATCCTCAGCGAACTCGACCCGACCGACCCGCTGTCCGGCCTCGACGAGGTACGGCCGCGGCTCGACAGGGCCGAGGCCTGGATCAACACGCAGGTGCCCGCCGACCAGCGGACCATCGTGCGCGACGAGGCCGACGCCGAGCTGCTGAAGTCCCTCGACGAGCAGTCCCAGCAGTCGCTGCGGCTGCTGCTCGACGGGCTCGCCGAGCACTGGTCCCTCGACGGACTCACGCATCTCGTCTACGGCGTGCCCAAGGTCCAGGCCGGGTTCTCGGCGGACGCCACCCCCAAGGAGCTGCCGGCGGAGATCAAGACCGCCCAGCGGTCGTTCTTCGCGCTGCTCTACCACCTGCTCGTGGGGCGTGACACGGGTCCGCGACTGCCCACGCTGCTGCTGGCGGTGGGGCAGGAGCGGGTGCGGGTCCTGCTCGGGGAGTAA
- a CDS encoding DUF2637 domain-containing protein has translation MHRVLIGVVVFGAVIIAGIGFAGSYAAVRELALQKGFGNFSYVFPIGIDAGICVLLALDLLLTWIRIPFPLLRQTAWLLTAATIAFNGAAAWPDPLGVGMHSVIPILFVVAVEAARHAVGRIADITADKHMEGVRLTRWILSPLPTFLLWRRMKLWELRSYEQVIKLEQERLVYQARLRSRFGRAWRRKAPVESLMPLRLARYGVPLADTAPAGLAAAGIEPALLPPAPMPELTQVADAAGAALPTADLAAGSRAAGAAPIPQRAAPPGEQRPQLESTPAQQQPEYTEYQEQAPQAEAPAPDESPWLHARHPQEVPYQGGYNPSYEPEEQYEEWYEEQAPEEYQQFEPDPRDPRYQQRQFEAPEPQDREPSPEETGSFPIPAGPGRTRELGEGGGIPEPAAPDEESYYQVFKKSINGSYPTPREFIDNVEAEFRVTLPAEESKRMVNRFTNRHTAELEEDHIA, from the coding sequence ATGCACCGCGTTCTCATCGGCGTGGTCGTGTTCGGCGCCGTCATCATCGCCGGCATCGGCTTCGCGGGTTCGTACGCGGCCGTGCGGGAGCTGGCCCTCCAGAAGGGCTTCGGGAACTTCTCGTACGTCTTCCCGATCGGCATCGACGCGGGCATCTGCGTCCTGCTGGCCCTGGACCTGCTCCTCACCTGGATCAGGATCCCCTTCCCGCTGCTGCGTCAGACGGCGTGGCTGCTGACGGCGGCGACGATCGCGTTCAACGGCGCGGCGGCCTGGCCGGACCCGCTGGGCGTCGGCATGCACTCGGTGATCCCGATCCTGTTCGTCGTCGCGGTCGAGGCGGCCCGGCACGCGGTCGGCCGCATCGCCGACATCACCGCCGACAAGCACATGGAGGGTGTCCGCCTCACCCGCTGGATCCTCTCCCCCCTCCCCACGTTCCTCCTCTGGCGCCGTATGAAGCTCTGGGAGCTCCGCTCCTACGAACAGGTCATCAAGCTGGAGCAGGAACGTCTCGTCTACCAGGCCCGCCTGCGCTCCCGCTTCGGCCGCGCCTGGCGCCGCAAGGCCCCGGTCGAATCCCTGATGCCCCTCCGCCTCGCCCGCTACGGGGTCCCCCTGGCGGACACGGCCCCGGCGGGCCTGGCAGCGGCGGGAATCGAACCGGCGTTGCTCCCTCCGGCGCCGATGCCGGAACTGACACAGGTGGCTGACGCGGCCGGCGCCGCCCTCCCCACCGCTGACCTGGCTGCGGGCAGTCGTGCCGCTGGGGCGGCGCCCATCCCACAGCGAGCGGCACCTCCCGGCGAGCAGCGCCCCCAGCTGGAGAGCACACCCGCCCAGCAGCAGCCGGAATACACCGAGTACCAGGAGCAGGCCCCACAGGCTGAGGCCCCCGCCCCGGACGAAAGCCCCTGGCTCCACGCCCGCCACCCCCAGGAGGTCCCCTACCAGGGCGGCTACAACCCCTCGTACGAGCCCGAGGAGCAGTACGAGGAGTGGTACGAGGAGCAGGCCCCGGAGGAGTACCAGCAGTTCGAGCCGGACCCGCGGGACCCCCGCTACCAGCAACGACAGTTCGAGGCCCCCGAGCCCCAGGACCGCGAACCCTCTCCGGAGGAGACCGGCAGCTTCCCCATCCCGGCCGGCCCCGGACGCACCCGCGAGCTGGGCGAAGGCGGCGGCATCCCCGAACCCGCCGCCCCTGACGAGGAGTCGTACTACCAGGTCTTCAAGAAGTCGATAAACGGCAGCTATCCGACGCCGCGCGAGTTCATCGACAACGTCGAGGCCGAGTTCCGCGTCACCCTCCCCGCGGAGGAGTCGAAGCGCATGGTCAACCGCTTCACCAACCGCCACACGGCGGAGCTGGAAGAGGACCACATCGCGTAA
- a CDS encoding DUF3558 domain-containing protein: MQRKAYVPGVAVLLAALLTACTGSDDTSSNDDDARPGEATATATAAQPGRYDTLPEPCGSIDHGTLDSLLPGVKQLTDATQREQAYEGEATQTYDTDRKAGCRWKVESTDATDYLFVDFERIASYKNEVSDDSKAQEVYGDKVEAADLPEPSPSATTSEESEQAEETGDATADPSASPSGSASDSATPSNSSGSSGSSGSSGSSGPSPTASASGTPASLLPRTLDDLGDEAFLDDALGTSKQRTVTVVFRTSNVIVTVEYEEQPATTTVVPDSEEMQDRALNLAQRLADSFDD, encoded by the coding sequence GTGCAGCGGAAGGCGTACGTACCCGGCGTCGCCGTGCTCCTCGCGGCACTGCTGACCGCGTGCACGGGGTCGGACGACACCAGCTCGAACGACGACGACGCCCGCCCGGGCGAGGCCACCGCCACGGCCACCGCCGCCCAGCCCGGCCGCTACGACACACTCCCCGAACCCTGCGGCTCCATCGACCACGGCACCCTCGACTCCCTCCTCCCCGGCGTCAAGCAGCTCACCGACGCGACCCAGCGCGAGCAGGCGTACGAGGGCGAGGCGACCCAGACGTACGACACGGACCGCAAGGCCGGCTGCCGTTGGAAGGTGGAGTCCACGGACGCCACCGACTATCTCTTCGTCGACTTCGAGCGGATCGCGTCGTACAAGAACGAGGTCAGCGACGACAGCAAGGCGCAGGAGGTGTACGGGGACAAGGTGGAGGCGGCGGACCTTCCGGAGCCGTCGCCGAGCGCGACCACGTCCGAGGAGAGCGAGCAGGCTGAGGAGACGGGGGACGCCACGGCCGACCCCTCCGCCAGTCCCTCGGGATCCGCTTCGGACTCGGCTACACCCTCCAACTCGTCTGGTTCCTCCGGTTCCTCCGGCTCGTCCGGTTCCTCCGGCCCCTCGCCCACGGCGAGCGCGTCCGGGACCCCGGCCTCGCTCCTGCCGCGCACGCTCGACGATCTCGGGGACGAGGCGTTCCTCGACGACGCGCTCGGGACGAGCAAGCAGCGGACGGTGACTGTGGTGTTCCGCACGTCGAATGTGATCGTGACGGTGGAGTACGAGGAGCAGCCGGCGACCACGACGGTGGTGCCGGACAGTGAGGAAATGCAGGACAGGGCCTTGAATCTGGCGCAGCGGCTGGCCGACTCGTTCGACGACTGA